The following is a genomic window from Chionomys nivalis chromosome 24, mChiNiv1.1, whole genome shotgun sequence.
gagaacttgagttcaattcccaggacttaCAGCAAAGTTCTGGGAAAGGGGCCCACGCTTGCAATCCCGGCCCTGGAGAGATGGGGACAAGAGGATTCCGGGGGTCTGCTGGCCGCTCAGTCAACCCTATAGCCACTGCAGGGCACCGTGTTTCTGAAGCAGACGCTccagcttgtcctctgacctccacacacatgtggtcATACATGCACATGGAACGGCACATACATGGACATACACCCATACgtatccatatgtgtgtgtaaaaaaaCTTCTCTGAAATTTGTGGTTTCAGAATTCTAAATTTTCTATGCTGTATTTTCTTAAAGCGGGGCATATTTAAACTAAGACAATGCGCCAATCTGTGTGCCAATCTGTGGTAGGGATAATGTGTAAATccggcttttgttgttgttgagacaagtCTTGTTTTGTGTCCAGGCTACCCTGAAACTCGgcctctttctgcctcagttcctaagtgctgggatgacaggcttgcctCACCATGCAGGTTTGCAATTTGTTTTTAACCTCTGAAAGTgtgaagttttctttaaaaaaggatCTTggcattcattcgttcattcatccACACCTTCAACAGCAAATATACTACAGACTGAAGATCACGTTAGGCAAACATATAATAAGTGAAGGGGATGGaaggacggctcagtggttaaaagcatttatCTCTTCTGTAGAAGATCAGGGTTcggcacccacaaggtggctcacaacagtctgtaactccaactccaggggatttgatggcCTCTTTGAGCCTCTGAGACACCTGTGTAAACCCACACAGACGTAGATAGTTAGCATTTAATAATCTAGGCGTGTTTAAAGACACAACTTCATTTAATTTCACAGCTCTATGAGGGTGTTGAATTCACCAACGGGCACGACAGCTGAGTCGGAGGAATCCGTAGAGCTAAGCGCAAggcaatttgattccattgtctCTCTCACGTCGATGAGAGCTCACAACATCTCACCGTGCCCGGCAAACAGAAGGGTAAAGGCAAGTTCTCGGTCCTTTTGACCTTCAAGCAGAGCATGATATGGCCAGCTAAAATGAAACAGGAAACAACAACCTACGAGTGCCCTTAGGAGGCCAGAGTGAACCCTGCGAACGGTGAGCGTAAATGCAGAGACAACATGAGGGGGGGCGGCGATGAACTCAGCCCAGGGAGGGGTGGAAGTTTGCCAAGCAGACAAGAAGAAAGTCCAGACAGAAGGAGTTCTGTAGTCACCAGGCCTCTGGCCTCCCTGACGTCAGGTCAGGCTCTGGACCGGCAGAGGCTTGGACAGTGGCTAAGTGTGGGATGCTTGGGGGATGCTGGGGCCCAGACGGAGGGCGGGGGCTGCTCCTCACATGAGAGCTCTAAAGGCTAAGCGAGAGCGAGCTTTCCGTGAGACTGGAGGCCTCGGCCCTGGACTCCCCTGGGTACTGAGGTTTCACAGGGAACTCCTACTTCCTCTGAGGttagaaaaagaggagaggagagagccagGTGCGGTGTTACATGCCTGTAGCCCAAAGCTACTTTAGAGACTGAGCAGGAGAACCGCTTTGAGGAAGGCACTCAAGTCTGGCCAGGGCAATGGTGCGGGGTGGGGTGGCGGCTGGAGGGTGGGGGGTTGGGCGTGGTCGGGGCAACTCCACTGGGTCTTGCTTTAACCACAGATTACAGAGGAGTTCCCACGAGACCACTGTTGCTAGGTTACTCTCAAATATCAAGCGGTAGAGAATgggtttcctcttcctcttttattttactAGTTCCTTCTGTGAGAGAAGAGGTTAGCGCTTGCTCCCCAGCTCCATTTACCTCCTCTGTTGGCTGTTCCCTGGGCTCAGTGACTGTCCTGGAGCGAGACAAAGAGCAAGGAAATCAAGGCGCGCTGTTCGCAGGCCTGGAGGACACAGAATGGATTTTCTATGGAAGCCTGACCATGCATCTCACTTGAGAAGCTCCTATCACTGAAGTGAAGtttgaaatgacttttaaaagcTTCAGTTTAAAAACTGAAACCTAGgtcagagagctggctcagcaggtaaagacgcCCCTGCCAAGTGTAAGAACTGGGTTTGATCTCTaagacccacgtggtggaaaaagagaaccaatttctgcaagctgtcctccgACTTTCACACGTGCACcaggtgtgtgcatgcttgcacacacacacacacacacaaatataatttaaaacaaacaaacaaaaactggaacCAGTCATATTTTACAGCACATCCTCAATTCTAGCTTTCTGCTCATTCTTTACTATACTTTAAGAGTGCACCTGtggcccggtggtggtggcgcacgcctttaattccagcactcgggaggcagaggcaggcggatctctgtgagtttgagaccagcctggtctacaagagctagttccaggacaggctccaaaaccacagagaaaccctgtctcaaaacaaaaacaacaacaacaacaaaaaccaattcCTATATGGGCATGCAGCTTCAGTGGGAACAAGAGGAAAGTTTCTCTCCGCCCTTCTCAAGGTCAAACTGAGGTGTggggtggtgatggaggtgggtcatctttctatctgttgtttcattggttaaataataaagaaactgccttggcccctttaataggacagaaaattaggtaggcggagtagacagaacagaatgctgggagaaagaagccgagtcaggagtcgccatgattctcccactccagacagacgcaggttaagatctttcctggtaagctagctcctggcgctacatagaatattagaaatgggttagatcaatatgtaggagctagccaataagaggctgtagctaatgggccaggcagtgattaaaagaatacagtttccgtgtaattatttcggggcataagctagccatgtgggcggccgggtgccggggacacagcccagccgctcttattacaacagagtggcacccaacgtgctaatgaactccacgtaaaacctgagagggcttaaaaagaacacagagagaatttaagacagctttttgctgtttgtgggttgcgtgcggcaaagaaattgtcctgactcagcaacaggaaaaaactggctgttttaaaatgccggctttctgggctgcgctgccatcgcgatctctgtctggctcctgtgggagacagagtctttgaatggatcatttggagtaaagtgctactatggcttgcttgatggcaatgtggactgctgtgtgcctggaactatgtgtggctcaggggcaccaaatggctctgaggcaggagggctcagctccgccatgccgaactgtgctggtctcaggcaggaactaccgtaattaccgtaataacagcgcagttaaggtttggactgagcaggacacaggcggtaccgtattatctgtacatggtgcaacttaagtttttaagaactgcttaacattttaagaaatgctcctggatagtaaaaaaattacagattcacaatagaactgattcagacactgttggatgaatgtacgtaggcttgagagagagaaaaaatatatatataaagaataaagttaatgtcttaaaaaaaagggtaaagtctttaaagagacagagtacagatagttatatattaaaagaaataaagaaaaataagccacgtaaaaatggaaaattcacagagagtctggattctttgtattattgtgttttctttaaaatttttgactgtaaaggagctaactgcagagagacatttcattatatgggctgccaagctaaaccagaatggatataagggtattatgattttagaatatgggtctaaggatatgatgctttggagagggtcttcttttgttttcacagaggatgagactctgtggattgcgtctatcccgatatggtatgatagaccacgccctcctgaaaggttgctgtgaacaccttcagaaaattacttcactcaactgccgactgagatgaccctgacacacaggttacaccatgaaagacctgaataacagcgcccccattcagcaggaagcagtttggagagaaaaactgcgcccatattcccaaatattgtttataaatgttcttttacatttaaagggggatatgatatagatataaatatttgcattggtgtggattttaaggtcaattttgttatacgtatatgcatatttctaatcttgattaaggtattgtgattgtatagttcatttaaaaatgtaatgtatataggttgttaatggataatcatgaataatagtcaagcttgtagtcatgttagttagattttctagatgtgcatagatatatttcagataggcattcttcatatctttcaaaggctacagaatatggcatttaagtgttttaataacttagggcttttcatgacaatgagacacgtctgctcctggcagcaccaatctacttcaagaggatgatgggcatcgaagaggctccttatggagtttgatagccatttgggcaagaaactgttcttgcctggactgttgcataaactggacacaaagaacctacagagagaggactactgaacttgcctaaaggtgagatggtctttcggggttcctgactcatgaaagagtctgtgagacattctgcaggacacagcaaaatatgactgaactgtctttagaatttcctgcttgatgaaaatgtctgctgaatactatgggcctgaaggctgaagatggatgccccaatagtacaaaagaactttgggtgactgtccaggcagtgagatgtctctgtcatttctagagttttggatttcttgtttacttaagtaatattatatccttctggagtctttgatggagttgaagaatggttagttatagttatagttttccttagttatgataaaagataaaatagatataaatattgtaactgtaattcttgcttgataaccgttttgttatatgtaattttactatgttaaaattaaagcctttcttttttgtttaaacagaaaaaggggaaatgatggaggtgggtcatctttctatctgttgtttcattggttaaataataaagaaactgccttggcccctttaataggacagaaaattaggtaggcggagtagacagaacagaatgctgggagaaagaagccgagtcaggagtcgccatgattctcccactccagacagacgcaggttaagatctttcctggtaagccagctcctggcgctacatagaatattagaaatgggttagatcaatatgtaggagctagccaataagaggctgtagctaatgggccaggcagtgattaaaagaatacagtttccgtgtaattatttcggggcatagctagccatgcgggcggccgggtgccggggacgcagccctgccgctcttatttcggggcataagctagccatgtgggcggccgggtgccggggacacagcccagccgctcttattacaacagggtgGGACAAGAAATATCCATCATAGAAGCGTCGACCAAAGACCCCTCGTCACGGGAGAGTGAAGACCTCTTCAACCCTTTATCCTTAACGCCAATCTGACTCACACCTCACCCGCCTGACCCCTTCCTCCCACAAAGTGAAATGTCAGATTCTCTAGTGGGCAAGGTTctccaagaccctgtctcaaacatgcTCCAATAACAGCAGCATATTAGAATTTCAATGtacttaaaaaaaacacacagaagatGGCATTATTAACATCTGAAAACTTCAGTGGGATATAGCACTCATCAGTTATACTTCACCCCCGGCACCAAGCAGATACTCACATGTCTGCAAGACACTCTGAGATCCTTGGCTAGAAGGCTCTGCGTAAAAGGAGAAAGCATATTGTTTCTGGCAGCTCGTTGAGGTGTAAAGTTCGTCATCCAAAAACGGAAATGCAGGAGTTACCTACCTTGCTTGTGTCTCCTGCTTTTAAGGTAGACCGCAAGGAGAACCACAGATAAAAGAATGACCAGCACCGCCAGGGGGACCGCCACCATTAGCACAAACTCCTGCGGGCCTGGGTCTCCTTCACCGGTGTGTGTAGAATTCGTATCTGCAGTTAACACTTCTGTGCTCACCAGAGCCAAAGCGCTGGTTGTCTCTTCATCCGTCTTGTCTTCTTCTGTGGTGCTGTATCCTGAGTGCTCTGACTCGTCCTCGATGCCTGAACATGAACAAGATGGAGAATGCCATGGAGACAGGCCGACATGTCACGGTTCCTGTGAGTTTTAACTATATCCTAGATGTGTTCGGTGGTGAACGTGATCCACTGGACTTGGCTTTTCTGTTCAGCGCGACATGGAGTATTGGTTAGCCCTCAATGAAGCTCAAGCTGGGAGTGTATTGAACATGGAGTCAACGCCGGAGGTAAGCCTTCCACAAATGCAGGCGGTCCAGCCTCAACCAGGCAGTTCGACAAAACTTACAGGGCGTTAGAGGCTTTGTCACTTTATGAGCTATTTCCCATGCCATAGGACATCAGGATATTGTCATATGGTTTCTGAGTAAATTCAAATGTACAGTTATAGGACATGAAATACATGCCACTAAAAAACCCTTCAAGATGTAAATAAATGGGTCTGGAGGTATAATTTGGTGGAAGAAGGGTACATCCATCCCAATATAaagcctgggttcagtttctagcatcaCAAAAGGATGGACGGATGGgcggatagatggatggatggacgaatggatggatggacggacagatggatggatggatggatggatggatggatggatggatggatggatgggtggatggatggatggatggacgggtgTACAGACAGATAAACagtagacagacagagatagggaTGCATTCTGCagtaattttttaataaaggGCACTTATCCATGCAAAGGAATTCTTTGATGTTGAGATGACTTGGGTTTGGGTGTTGTGTTTTACATTTTGCCCAGCACCCAGTCTGCCCTTGAGAGGGTCTGACATATCCTTTTGGATTTTAAATAAGGACATCATGATGTATATCTCATTTGTGAAGACTCTCAAGGCAGTCTTCTGGAGAGTAAGAAAACCCACCGTGTATAGCTGTTTGGGGAAACGCACGGGTAGGGGTGTCATGGTTAGCATCGACTGTCAATGTGACAGGATCTGGAATCAAGCGGGAGGCAAACCCTGGACGGATCTGTGAGTTTCTAGACGAGGTTCATTGAGGTGGGAACACCTACCCTCACTGCGCTGGGGGTTCCAGGTGAGTAAAAAGGTGACTGCCCCTCTCCATCCTGACTGTGCACCCAACACCACTGGCTGCTTCCCTCTCCTGTCACGATGCCTCACCTGCTGTGATGGACCTGAATTCTCGACCTGGGACCCCAGGTAAACTTTTCTCTTCTAAGTTGTTTTTGTTAAAGCAACAAGAAAATTTACTGCTGCCGTGGAGCTTTCCCTGCTTTAAGGTATGAGAAAGATGACCCTGTCTGACCTTGCCTGCTATTTAAAGACCCTTCACAGGATGGAAAGGGACCTTACCTGGCCGCAGTGGTGAAGATGTGGGTGGAGGGATatagttattatttttactctttgctttTCAGGtgcccactacccagctcccaaataaaaataaggagacttattcttacttaaaaATGCCCAGACTTagcctggcttgtttctagtcagcttttcttaaattttcccatctaccttttccctctgggcttttacctttctctatttctgtttgtttttctttactctgtgtctggctagGTGGCTGGCTCTTGGcaatctcctctcctctttttctcccccctccctctttatcttctctttctctgctgtttatcctccctgcctctcctgcctggctgttggccattcagctctttattagaccaaccaggtgtttcaggcaggcaaagtaacacagcttcacagagttaaacaaagaatgtagcacatctttgcatcactaaacaaatattccacagcataaacaaatgtaacacatcttaaattaatattccacaacagagggATTTTGTCCTGTTGTGGTGTGGGGCTGTCTCATACTCATCCTGGTCCAACAGAGGAGGACACACCAGTAGGTGAAAATTCTTTCTAAGGAGAAAGCTGTGATGCCCAGGGAGAGGCAAGTGGCTTTAAGCTGCACTCTGGCTAGGCCATGCCTCCACAGGATGACTAGTGGGCAGTGTAGAGCCATTCAATGGTTTGTCTTTCTTCATAAATGCATGACAGAGACTTCCTCTGATCCACATTACAACAGTACAGAGAACGGTTTGCTTACAGTTATGAACTGCTTGTGGGTCCCCTTCCAATTCCCAAATTCATCCCTAATCTCCTATGTGAGGTATTAGGAGATGGGGCCTCACACTCAGCATGCATGTGCAAAGCGTGTGCTCTACACTGAgctatgttttcctttcttctgcctacCCCTACTGCCGCTGTAGGTGCCATCCTATTtcaggctaattttttttttttcgagacagggtttctctgtagctttggtgcctgtcccagaactagctcttgtagaccaggctgacctcgaactcccagagatccgcctgtctctgcctcccaagtgctgggattaaaggcgtgtaccaccaccgcccggccaggctaatttttcttatttatatattcattcattcatttatagaaggtcttgctatgtagcccacaCTTGCCTCCAATTCAGGATcccttgcctcagcttccagagtattggggttgcaggtgtgtgccaataCACTCCCACTTCCTGGGAATTTATTAAGAGCCACACCttgcccagtggtggtggtgcacacctttaatcccagtgctcaggaggcagagactgaaggatctctgtgagttcgaggcctaggccgaggagagggggaagagggagaaggagggagggagggaggaagggagggagggaggaagagagagagagagccttccaCCTGCATCATCCCATTTTATCCCCTCTATGTTTGCAGACAGATACTAGGGCAGAGTTCACACAGCTTGCTCAAGGTCATGGAGTTCACATGGACTTGTGATGGAACCTGAGATTTTAGCCTGGTAAAGCATTTTCCCTCCTGTTGGGGGGTGGGGATATAACGCTGACCATCATGGAATTTGGCTATCAGGCAGAGAGCAAGAAATGGGACCCCAGGTTCTTGTTCCTCAGCCTAGGACAGGCAGTGGCTTTCTGGCACAAGGGCAGGTGAGATGGTTCTGAGGAAGCACGGCATCGCTGGGTCCTCACCCTGCTGCACCGCAGGCAACTCTGCCCCGAAGCACAGCCCCACTGCAGCttcagcagaaggaaggaaagggaaaaggactATCCCAGGTGGCCCTGGGCTATGTGACCATTGGTGGCACTGAGGAGTTTAAAGGGGCTGCAGGCTCTCCCTGCAGCGTACCCCAGCAGGCTCAAACATGTTTTCCATCAGGCTCTCCAGCGTCTGTTTAAGTAAACGGGAGTCGAGAGTTCTTtatgcctctgcctctttctgtgtttttaaaatttttttgtgaaACCCAGAGACACTCACCTGCTTAACAAGTGCTCACCACTGCGCTATACCCCAGCTCGCTCACAAGAagcatattcattctctctctctctctctctctctctctctctctctctctctctctctctctctctctgctttttgtgTCTTTATTCTGCAGGCCTACACTTTCAGAGGCTCCCATGACAACCTCCCGTAGCTCTCCCCCTGTTCTAGCCAGGCCTAACCTCATGAACAGCGCCCACCCCtccaataaataacaataaacgGGCTGAAGGAAGACTTAGTGTGTGCCAGGCACAAGGATAAACCCCACGCCCACAGACACAgagcccacccaccccacccactcctGTCATCTATTCTGACCTTTGGATCTTTCCTGTCCACACTTTGCAGATGAATGGGCGAGAATGTCTTTCCCTGGGGAACAGGTCCTGTTGTTCAGCCTACATTCTGACAATGCACAAggaatttcttttgtttgcttgtttgtttttcattttgaaaatgggagcagctggttgtggtggtgcgTGCCCTCAATCCCAAAGTGTTCGAgtgttgtcttgtttttctccCACAGCCATTGAATAACGGGCTTTTAACCCAATGGGCATGGGAAGCCCATAAACCATGATTTGACCTCTAGGTACCTCCACAAACTCTAGTTTTCTCTAAGGAACACTGGCCTGTGCTTTGGGAATGTCGGTGAcatttttcacagcaatagggCCTAGCACAGTGGTGGAGGGTGCGAGTTACGCAGGAAGTGAGTCCAGCCGGGGCTAAGCTTTTCTCCTTTCGGCCTCAGACACACTGTGCACCCAGGACTTCCCCGCTCTGTGCTTATAGCCAAGGGACCTGGGAAGAGTTTTCTCCATTTTAGAACCTGCTCCCTAAAAGTACCCCCAAAAGGCCTTCTTACCTGCCATTCTCATAGCATCAAAGGCAGACATGTGATATACAAACGCTAAGTGCTTTCTGGGCCctggagtgcacacacacacaccagggtggCACAGCCAATACTGCCTTTGTCTCCTACCCATCTTCTTTCCTTGTTTGCTTTTAGTTGTCCCCCAGGAGTCCCCTTGCCTGCTGTCACTTCCTCATTTATAGTCTAACGCTGGATATCATTCAGGACCTGAGTGATAGGGATGGGGATAAAGCTGgcgaaggtgggggtggggtgagtaTAGATGGGTGTGGGGAGGAGGGGTGTCAGTAAGCACATGGCAGAAGAAATCCTGAAGGCAACGTGTGCCGTGCAGAAGACCCTGTGGAGCTCACCCGTGCCTGTCTGCCGGTCTATCAAGAGCTTTCTGAGGCAGCCTAGTTGCGGTCGACCCCGTCCCAAACCTCCCAGGGCTTTTCCATTTCATCCGTTCTCTCTCTGCTCACTGAAAGGGGGCAGGAGCTGTCAGTCACTTGATGACGAAGTGAAGCTACATTTCTTCATCTGACTGTTGAGCCCCAAATCGCCAGGCTCACTTACAAAGGTTCATTGACCATATCCATGCCAACACATCTGGGACTCACAGTGCAGACACCTGGTGAGGACCCTGGGGAAAATCTTCATGGGTGGGGGACAAAATGAGATGAGATCTACAAGCTCCAGCAACCGAGCCGTATGTCAGCCTTGTGCCTTCGTCACCATGTTGTGGACGGCCACTGAGTGGAAATGACTTTGCTTCTTGGTGGCGCAAGCCAGTTAACTTCTCGTTTTTGAAAGTGGAACAAATGTGTAATGCAGATCTAGGTTTTGCGGTTCTGCTGTGCTGTCTAGTTGGTACTGAGAGCTGGGGAATGAAGACCGTTTGGCTCTGGGGTGCTTGGGAGCTTGTGCATGTGAGcatatgctctaccactgagttacaccccaACCCCTCTTGGTTTTGAAATGGGGGTGTATTTTATACCAATTGACAGAATACCACACTGCTGAGGTCCTGTGAAATAAAGCGCTGATAAGAAAATGTTTCCTAACTCAGGATAGCCTGAGATGCTGTCAGCCCGACCCCTGTGCTGGCCTTTGTTGACCGGGCAGAGGGTGTGCCCACATGATTTCGGTACTTAGAACACAGACAATGAAATGGAACAACGTACACCCGGTGTCCCAtgctcttcctcctgctctggaGTGACTGGCCATCTATGTGACTTGAGAATGCTCAAAGAAACTAAATGCAAGACTCCCACCCTGACATCTGCATAGAGGGAAAAACCCAGTTTGTGTTAGaagtagaaaaggagaaagaacagaaaactgacCGGGCagagcatgaagccctgggtgcAACTTCAGCTCTGGAGAAGCAATGTGTGTCTACAATTCCAgctctttggaggcagaggcaggagcatcacaagttcaaggtcattcctggCTACACGAGATTCTATTTTGAACAACAAACTTCAAGGGtactaaaaatacaaaacaaaatctaaggGTACCTCTGGCAGTTCTGCCTCAGCTGCACATCCCTCTTcctgtggtgatatttcatttgtattttaataaataaagcttgcctaaagttcagagaataaaacagctgcactgatcaaccttacagaccaggcagtagtgacacacacctttaatcccaggagcctcgctagtttgtcatagaaacttcaatcccagaactagagaggattataaaacaggagacagctctcaaacacagcctcactctgagattcctgaaggcaggatcgccattttgacttgaggtagaggtaagagccagtggctggctgttttgctctctggacttcacgaaagctttattaaaatacaaatgaaatatcactacatctcCCCCCGCTGGGGCAATTAAAAGC
Proteins encoded in this region:
- the Tmem154 gene encoding transmembrane protein 154, whose translation is MTALCIALVSALGLALGHSDQGIEDESEHSGYSTTEEDKTDEETTSALALVSTEVLTADTNSTHTGEGDPGPQEFVLMVAVPLAVLVILLSVVLLAVYLKSRRHKQEPSSQGSQSVLQTYEPIVENLKVPIFEEDTPSVMEIEMEELDKWMSSMTRNADHEGLPTLKEEKEPNLSPSDSES